A region of the Alligator mississippiensis isolate rAllMis1 chromosome 5, rAllMis1, whole genome shotgun sequence genome:
CGTGGAGGCATTGATTagccccccaccatgctcctgcccttgcctccccctcctccccatgggtgactagtgccaccttaatcggggggggcacatgccccccctgtgaccagtcccaccaactggggggggggtgtcccccacagccaatcttactgcgggggggggggtgtcccctgcagctgatctcgttgcctgtggggggagggtcccctACAGCCGATCACTGCAGTCACTtccgggagtggctgcagccacttctgggagcagctgcagcgatcGTCCGGAGCTTGCAGGGGAGGCACCGGCACTCTCACCTGCCCATCACCTCAGCGATGAgtgcagctggtcagggggtgcactggtgctctcagggggtgcacatgcacccccatgcaccccctacgcatcaccactgcccctctcctttcaccacaacagacttaccagctgcatacaagtctccatgctgccgggctctgctccttgctgcctgcgtgctgcactgtggctgtgcacacgcacaggcatttatcagccaaatcaggccaatttccgatatagtaaattttctttatatccgtgccaatctgatattggaccgatgtatcagttcACCTCTAATATGTATGTGAAGTTGTATATATGTATAAAGGTGCATATTATATTGTATATTCCATACACAGCATTACCACCTTACACAAACGAATCGATAGATAAAACCATGCATAATAATGGCATAATGATCATAATACAGCCCATGTAATGCTATAATACAATCATATGTATAAAGTGATAGTATGTGGTGTATATGGTGTATGTTGCATAGAACAAATACTGTCATCACCCCACAcattacatacatacacacacacacacacacacacacaaagtgtgtgtatacacacacacacaaacacatacatacacacacactatatatatacatatatatatacacacacactatacacacacaatatacacacacactatacacacaatatatatatacacacacactatacacacacacagtatatatatatatacatacacacacactagatacacacaatatatatatacacacacaatacacacacacacatatatacacacacaatatatatctatatatatacacacacacactctatatacacacactatatatatatatacacacacaatacacacacacacatatatacacacacaatatatatctatatatatacacacacacactctatatacacacactatatatatatatacacacacactatatatacacacactatatatatatacacatacacacactatatatatatacacatacacacactatacacacacacactatacacacactatatatatatgtatacacacactatatatatacacatatatacacagacacactatatacacacacacacgctgtatatatacacactatatatatacacaatatatatgtatatatatacacacagaatatatatatatatacacacacacacacacacagacacaatatatatatacacactatatatatatatacatacacacacactatacacacacagtatatatagatatacacacacactatatatatacacacacacacactatatatatacacacacactatacacacacagactatatatatatatacatttacacacacagacacacacaatatatatatatatatatacacgcagacaatatatatacacacagacacacacacacaatatatatatatatacacacacacacacgcaaatatatatatatatatatacacacacacactatatatatacacacacacatacacacacagacatacactatatatatatataaatataaacactatatatacacacactatatacacacaggcacactatatacacacagacacatacacacacactatatatatatatatatacacacacacacactatatatatatatatataaacactatatatacacgcacactatatacacagacacactatacacacacatacacatactatacacacacatacacgctaTATAtagacactacacacacacacacatatatgcgtGCGTGCGTGGTGATAAAAGGATGTAAAGGTGTTCATGTATGTAAGTTGAAGTGATGATGCTATGTATGGAATGTACAATATAATATacgccatatatatatatatatatatacacacacgcacacacacacacacacacacacgtgaaaTGATAAAAGGATGTAaaggggtgtgtgcgtgtgcgtgtgtgtgtggtgatGCTATATGCACCATACAGTACATACAACATACACCACTTACTGTCACGTTATACATGAGTGTATTATACCATTACAGGGCAATATTATGATCATTATGCTGTTATTACACATGATTTtatatgatagatagatagatagatagatagatagatagatagatgtgcaTGTGAGGTGATGATGCTATGTATGGGATATGGAAAATAATATACACCTTATACATATATACACCTTTAAATACATAAAATCGCATACATATGACTGTATTATACCATTACATGGCGATATTATGATTATTACGCGTGATTCTCTATAGATCTTTGTGACTAATTGACCCCAGCGCTACATGGTCCGACGCACTGCAGGACACACTAGACAGGACGCGACGTCTCTACGTCGGTGCGCCAAGGAAGCGGCGCTGCCCCGGTGCTGCCTACGGCTGAGGCGCACGCACCTTCGGCCCGTCAGCCTCGAGCCAAGAGGGCGCAGGCGGAAGGTAGCAACGTTGGCGCCAACGGCAGTCTGTGCCCGCGACCCCCACTTGAGGGCCCTCAGGGCCCCGCCCCCGCTCCGGAACGTTACTGCCGCGGCTGCCGCTTCCGGCCGGACCCGCGCGCCCTGCTGcactcctccccccgccctcccgtCACCGGAAGTGAGGAGTCGGCTTCCGGCCGACGCGTGAGCTTGGTGGCTCTGGTGCCGGAGCGATGCTGGGGCGGCGGCGGTTCTTggaggcggcggcgcggggcctGAGCGGCACGTGCCCGGCCCAGGCCTGCTTCCTGCTGTAAGGGGGGGGGTCCTGTCGCTATGAGTGACGTCATGGCCCCGCCCGTTCCCGccatccctcagccctgccccagtgATATACTAACCCACCTCTTTGCTCTTCTGCCCCCAGCTGGACCCTGCAGGCTCTGGGAGGCaagtctggggtggggtgggctggtaGTGTCACCAAGTCtcataagaaaaagaaagacattaaaaattaacgtgaatttttttaaaagcaagccCAGTTCAGCTGATTATAAGTGGACTGGGCaactctgggaggtggggggtctGCAGTGATACAGCGCAAGAGAGACTTCACTCTAAGGTTGCACCTGTCACCTTCCTTCTTCTGCAGATGATGAAGGCAGCAGCAGCGAGAGGATCTGCCCatactgcttccagttcaggGTGCCTGGGAACCACCGTGTGCGCCTTGGGCCCAAGAGAAAAGCAACACGGCAGGTCCAGAAGCTGCTGTGTCAGAAGGCAAAGAACCAGAAATTCAGCTGGAAGCAGATGAAGCTTTGGAGAAAGTACCAGGGTTCCAAAAGCATCCTGGTGAGGCTTGTTTTGGTGGTTAGCCCTGTGCCCCCCTGAGCTTGTTGTTTCCAAGGAATCTTGGGTGGAAGCTTTGACAGTCTGGGGCTGGTAGGCCAGGCCCATCCAGCAATGCTTGGTACTGGCAGCAGGCCCATTTGAAGCTCAACAGAAACATGCTCATTGTACCCAAAGAGTCCCCTCCAGTATTGGTTCACTTGCCCACACCCAGACTTGAACTGCCAGCCTTTTGATTACCAGTTCACAACTCAGGCTGATCACCCACAGAAGAAGCCTGTCTTGGGTCTTAGAGCAGGCTGCCAGGTGTGTGTCAGCTGATCTCTTGGGGCAACTGAGAAGGAAAACAGATGGGAGTGAGGGTCACAGGTTGATGATGAGTGCTCAGGGGCAGGAGGAACCCTGAGTGGAAAATgctggacagtgcccactgccccttgaacaagtccaaggagccagtggacactgcccagtgaagTTCTGCTGAGAGACAGGACTGAACTGGGGACATGAAAGTGGCCCCGCCATAGTCCACAGAGATTCCTCGGggcagagcctccttcctggtcaggtagATGGCTACCTTAGCTAGAGCTGGGAGCAGGTTGACCAGGCCTACTTAACACATATTGAGGATCTGGTCCTTAGGCCCACAGAGCAGCAGGTTTCCTTGTTAATAGAGGGAGCTATTCAATAAGTGTCAGGTGATTACGTGgaacaacagaaaaacaaaatggggatGGGAGCAAAGGTCAGTGGTTCATAATGCGTGCACCAAAGGGGCACTGAGCAGAGCAtaccagacagtgcccactgaCCCCCAAACAAGTCCAAACAGCCAGTGAATATAGTCCAGTGAAATTCTGCCTGAGACATGATTGAACTGGGGATGGGAAAGTGGCAGTCTGCAGGGGTCCCCCTGCCAGAGCCTTCTTCCTGGTCAGGTAGATGGCTAGCTTAGGTAGGGCCAGGAAGAGGTTGaacaggaggtcccaggacttgatGGTTCTGTGGATAGGGAGGGCATAAACTGAGAAAGATGCAGGGAGAAGTAGCGGAGCCAGCACCTCAGCAACAGGTTCTGGAGGTGGTGGtaaaggggctgcagcctggcgtaCTTGAGGTGTGCGTCTGACACATACCTCACGGAAGGGCAAGTGTTGGGGGTGCCTGTGAATCGCGCAAAAATGAGTTGGAAGACACCTATTAAAATGAAGCAGAGGCAATACTAAATAAGTCATGCTTTACGACATGATCTTTATGTTCTAGAAGAAATAAAAGCGAAGAATCTTCTAGTACCGAATATGTAACACAGATAACAATATTACACCTTTAATGTAGCACTGTGGGGATATACAATACTGTTAAAATAGGTTAAGCAGACAGATGCCTTAATAAATTAAGAGAATGCCCTgatgagtagggctgtgcgaagcttcaatagccaatttgattcggaagagattcagcccgatttggcagccaaatctctgaagcagaAGActcattaaaagctccaaatcgaatcggaagccttcaaatcaatttggggagtttcagaaggcttgcagcaaacggaaaatgagaagagggagggggatgggatgATCCTCCATATATGCAAAgtcggggagggggggcagacttctgatattgacatctgtagctggccagtgactgtgatctttctccaAGTTCCCTACCATCAGCAAAGACtatccctgctgctttcatcctGCCCTGTCTTAACATACACAAGTGATAAGAGTTGCTTTCAACAATTtcaggtgcactttcacagaaacccctgcacctatctctttgaaaataggcaggcttcatgccctcagatgcggctaccatccctgctgttttcatccaaaccaaaaaatgacaaagttctaggtattttagtgattccccatt
Encoded here:
- the C5H18orf21 gene encoding UPF0711 protein C18orf21 homolog isoform X2, whose translation is MLGRRRFLEAAARGLSGTCPAQACFLLWTLQALGDDEGSSSERICPYCFQFRVPGNHRVRLGPKRKATRQVQKLLCQKAKNQKFSWKQMKLWRKYQGSKSILNM